Proteins co-encoded in one Sinobacterium norvegicum genomic window:
- a CDS encoding VCBS domain-containing protein produces MDKPTENNGLNFDTDSEVGVNRIAQATPTQPSSPLGDDISLPTGEQLLPASTTDTPNDEQTVSDDELITDDAPILEEDIEDEDEGNEPDLVNKRSNFQDRFLDSEMDYRDAYAGFDTIGLNDGREDPDQRNLTPPKEKVDPDSGITTEDGVLQTAGNISTAQAVLWSIANNGAGTFGQLNIDNNGNWQFDLANNQLNVQQLAPGETLTEDFAIQFTDGFGRDIETTITITVEGTNDIPRLVGDSSGNIVVDSIDSTGGTLSIIDIDANDNHQYSTTAQPSEFGQFSVNQNGEWQYNLNKDIPEKQLSQGQVITEQYPVTITDSYGGTSTEIITITITGTNDAPVIEASSDITGSVTEDTAVDSGNQLTSTGTMVSSDLDQLTGGKADHRWSVVDGNDDNIGSLTIDPLTGQWSYSIDNSTDKLQQLGVGETFQESFVVQVDDGLNNGKATETITLTIVGTNDVPVIEDSSDTLRNVTEDDDALLLTTGGQMVASDIDADDSLGGEDDHRWSVAATPGNLGSFGIDAISGAWTYEIDNTLTEVQQLGLGDTFTESFTVTVNDGQGGIVDQIITVTITGTNDTPVIEATSDILGDVTEDDDALLLTTGGQMVASDIDADSGPGGEDDHRWSVAATPSNLGSLAIDAISGAWTYEIDNTLTEVQQLGLGDTFTESFTVTVNDGQGGIVDQIITVTITGTNDTPVIEATSDILGDVTE; encoded by the coding sequence ATGGATAAGCCAACAGAAAACAATGGTTTGAACTTCGACACGGACAGCGAGGTCGGTGTAAACCGTATTGCTCAAGCTACCCCAACTCAACCGAGTTCTCCTCTTGGCGATGACATCTCCCTGCCTACCGGCGAACAACTGCTGCCAGCATCAACCACTGATACACCCAACGACGAACAAACAGTGAGCGACGATGAGCTAATCACCGATGATGCGCCCATTCTCGAGGAGGATATCGAGGACGAAGACGAAGGCAATGAACCAGACCTGGTCAATAAACGCAGTAACTTCCAAGATCGTTTTCTCGATAGTGAAATGGATTACCGCGACGCCTACGCCGGCTTCGATACCATCGGTTTAAATGATGGCCGAGAAGATCCAGATCAGCGCAACCTAACGCCGCCAAAAGAAAAAGTGGACCCCGACAGCGGCATCACCACAGAAGACGGCGTGCTACAAACGGCAGGCAATATCAGCACCGCACAGGCGGTTTTGTGGTCAATTGCAAATAATGGCGCGGGCACCTTCGGGCAGCTGAACATTGATAACAATGGTAATTGGCAATTTGATCTGGCCAACAATCAGCTCAACGTACAGCAGCTGGCCCCCGGCGAAACACTGACTGAAGATTTTGCCATTCAATTCACCGATGGCTTTGGTCGCGACATCGAAACGACGATTACTATCACCGTTGAGGGCACCAACGATATCCCCCGTCTAGTCGGTGACAGCAGCGGTAATATCGTAGTCGACAGCATTGACAGCACCGGTGGCACCCTGTCGATTATCGACATCGATGCCAACGATAATCATCAATACAGCACCACGGCTCAGCCCTCAGAATTTGGTCAGTTTAGCGTCAATCAAAACGGTGAATGGCAATACAATCTCAACAAGGACATTCCCGAGAAGCAGCTCTCTCAGGGACAGGTGATTACCGAGCAGTATCCGGTGACGATTACCGACAGCTATGGCGGCACCTCGACTGAAATTATCACTATTACCATTACCGGCACCAATGACGCGCCAGTTATTGAAGCCAGCAGCGACATCACCGGTTCGGTGACAGAAGATACTGCCGTTGACAGTGGTAATCAACTGACCAGCACAGGCACCATGGTGTCATCAGACCTCGACCAGCTAACCGGCGGAAAGGCCGACCATCGCTGGTCGGTTGTCGATGGCAACGACGATAATATCGGCAGCCTCACCATCGACCCACTGACCGGCCAATGGAGCTACTCGATCGACAATAGCACCGATAAATTACAACAACTCGGTGTGGGTGAAACATTTCAGGAAAGTTTTGTCGTACAGGTCGATGATGGCTTAAACAATGGCAAGGCGACTGAAACCATCACTCTGACCATCGTCGGCACCAACGATGTACCGGTGATTGAAGACAGCAGCGACACCCTGCGCAATGTTACCGAAGACGACGATGCCCTCCTCCTCACCACCGGCGGTCAAATGGTCGCCAGTGACATCGATGCCGATGACAGCCTGGGTGGCGAAGACGACCACCGCTGGAGTGTCGCCGCCACGCCGGGCAATCTCGGTAGCTTTGGCATCGATGCGATCAGTGGCGCTTGGACCTATGAGATCGACAACACGCTCACCGAGGTGCAGCAATTAGGTCTCGGCGATACCTTTACTGAATCTTTTACCGTCACCGTCAATGACGGCCAAGGCGGCATTGTCGATCAGATCATCACCGTCACCATTACCGGCACCAATGACACTCCCGTCATCGAAGCCACCAGCGATATCCTTGGCGATGTCACCGAAGACGACGATGCCCTCCTCCTCACCACCGGCGGTCAAATGGTCGCCAGCGATATCGATGCCGACAGTGGTCCCGGTGGCGAAGATGACCACCGCTGGAGTGTGGCTGCCACACCGAGCAATCTCGGTAGCCTCGCCATCGATGCGATCAGTGGCGCTTGGACCTATGAGATCGACAACACGCTCACCGAGGTGCAGCAATTAGGTCTCGGCGATACCTTTACTGAATCTTTTACCGTCACCGTCAATGACGGCCAAGGCGGCATTGTCGATCAGATCATCACCGTCACCATTACCGGCACCAATGACACTCCCGTCATCGAAGCCACCAGCGATATCCTCGGCGATGTCACCGAAG